From a region of the Lactuca sativa cultivar Salinas chromosome 4, Lsat_Salinas_v11, whole genome shotgun sequence genome:
- the LOC111918481 gene encoding zinc finger protein ZAT9, which translates to MSNLIQESNQELMKHSCKLCDKSFPSGRSLGGHMRSHVLNSPDHHLHQHQKQMKKLSSVNNGGELIKNDTVVEIDGSSNDLGYELRKDPKKTPKVNDSSQMENCLVVLDKLCKECGKGFQSWKALFGHMKCHSEKVANNNKLNQDSWTSQSDNENSGVKDRRLKKSKSRNGKIKRYKVTSATTATVTTTTITTASSSISMNANNNNNNNNQISSNHASTSIVSEIEQDQESEIAMCLMMLSRDEGKWGNEFESSNYCNSSAFVGLTKVEGKKRIGKGFKIKKLAETQVGVDYLGRSEVGFTGVEKIMIQNDDFNDECELFFGSKRKFECITCNKSFDSYQALGGHNASHKKLKGSLDPKTEGENTIENKPFFDHEHIINGFDSKPSDNHQTTKAFNLGVRSLKKSMALGAHECPICLKIFSSGQALGGHKRSHMIAEAKLNQQTSMNLIEKKNEPVRGFFDLNMLPDTMEEEPWHHESTTLLGLLSAI; encoded by the coding sequence ATGTCGAATTTGATCCAAGAAAGTAATCAAGAATTGATGAAACACTCGTGTAAGCTGTGCGACAAGAGCTTCCCTTCTGGTAGATCCTTGGGAGGTCACATGAGGTCTCACGTGCTCAACTCCCCcgatcatcatcttcatcaacaccAGAAACAGATGAAGAAGCTCTCATCTGTCAACAATGGCGGAGAATTAATCAAGAACGATACTGTAGTAGAAATCGATGGTTCTTCGAATGATTTGGGTTATGAGCTGAGGAAAGATCCAAAAAAGACTCCAAAAGTCAATGATTCAAGTCAAATGGAGAATTGTTTGGTGGTTCTTGATAAGCTCTGTAAAGAATGTGGAAAAGGTTTTCAATCTTGGAAGGCGTTGTTTGGGCACATGAAATGTCACTCTGAAAAAGTCGCAAACAACAACAAATTGAATCAAGATTCTTGGACTAGTCAATCGGATAATGAGAATTCTGGTGTGAAAGATCGACGTTTGAAGAAATCAAAATCAAGAAACGGAAAAATTAAAAGGTATAAAGTTACTTCTGCTACAACTGCTACTGTTACAACAACCACCATTACAACAGCTTCATCATCAATCTCGATGAatgctaataataataataacaacaacaatcaaATAAGTAGTAATCATGCTTCAACGAGTATTGTATCTGAGATTGAGCAAGATCAAGAATCTGAAATTGCTATGTGTTTGATGATGCTTTCGAGAGATGAGGGAAAATGGGGCAATGAATTTGAATCATCTAATTACTGCAATTCCTCTGCTTTTGTGGGGTTGACTAAAGTTGAGGGTAAAAAGCGAATTGGGAAGGGTTTCAAGATCAAGAAATTAGCAGAAACACAAGTGGGTGTTGATTATCTTGGAAGATCTGAAGTGGGTTTTACTGGAGTTGAGAAAATTATGATCCAAAACGATGATTTTAACGACGAATGTGAGTTGTTTTTTGGAAGCAAGAGAAAGTTTGAGTGCATTACTTGTAACAAAAGCTTCGATTCTTATCAAGCACTTGGTGGGCATAACGCAAGTCACAAGAAGTTAAAGGGAAGTCTAGATCCGAAAACCGAAGGTGAAAACACAATCGAAAACAAACCCTTTTTCGATCATGAGCATATAATCAATGGGTTTGATTCAAAACCATCTGATAATCATCAAACGACAAAAGCTTTCAATCTTGGTGTTCGTTCTTTGAAGAAATCAATGGCGTTGGGAGCACATGAATGTCCAATTTGCTTGAAAATCTTCTCATCTGGGCAAGCTTTGGGAGGTCACAAGAGATCGCATATGATTGCAGAGGCTAAATTGAATCAACAAACAAGCATGAATcttattgagaaaaagaatgaACCTGTTCGAGGGTTTTTTGATCTCAACATGCTTCCCGATACAATGGAAGAAGAACCATGGCATCATGAATCAACGACACTACTTGGTTTGCTCTCAGCAATTTAA